One window of the Desulfobotulus mexicanus genome contains the following:
- a CDS encoding ArsR/SmtB family transcription factor codes for MKHLIKVMKALSDPGRLKILKALEKRNLCVCELQEVMGLAQSTVSKHLKILEEAGLVHWEKEGPWVNYALDKETDNPYAAEMLAKVKNWLEDDAAVSEMQLLLPEIHRDRIRKSVSDRAAS; via the coding sequence ATGAAACATCTGATCAAAGTTATGAAAGCCCTTTCCGATCCAGGAAGACTGAAAATTTTAAAAGCGCTGGAAAAACGCAACCTCTGTGTCTGTGAGCTTCAGGAAGTCATGGGCCTTGCCCAGTCCACGGTCAGCAAACATTTAAAAATTCTGGAAGAAGCGGGCCTTGTCCATTGGGAAAAAGAAGGCCCCTGGGTGAACTATGCCCTGGACAAAGAAACGGATAATCCCTATGCCGCAGAAATGCTTGCCAAAGTAAAAAACTGGCTGGAAGACGATGCCGCTGTTTCAGAAATGCAGCTTCTCCTCCCGGAAATACACAGGGACCGCATCCGCAAATCTGTTTCTGACCGGGCG
- a CDS encoding IS701 family transposase, protein MNPPKFSEYDYMAFLTASPKIFTCTEVERVLQEQKNAPAHDSINRLLHRLTPSASALRNEAIQHVILKKGVLVLDDSTLDKLYAQHIELVSRHWSGKHHAVVKGINLITLLWTDGDRIIPCDYRIYNKEQDGKTKNDHFSDMLLKAKNQGFEPSYVLFDSWYSGLENLKVIRKYGWYWLTRLKSNRLVNPDGKTNVPVSSVHATETGKVVHLKGFGFIKLFGITGKDGTIEYWATNHLDMDDLKRLQLSEFSWKIEEYHRNLKQFCGVERSHVRAAKAQRNHIGLAIRTFLRFSVFSFKTGLSCFELKYRIIRDAVRKYMEHPAWTFEATA, encoded by the coding sequence ATGAATCCACCAAAATTTTCTGAATATGATTACATGGCTTTTTTGACAGCAAGTCCCAAAATTTTTACCTGCACAGAGGTTGAGAGAGTTTTACAGGAGCAAAAAAATGCTCCTGCGCATGATTCCATCAATCGACTTCTTCACAGGCTTACGCCTTCAGCATCGGCTCTTCGTAATGAAGCAATTCAGCACGTTATTTTGAAAAAGGGTGTGCTGGTTCTTGACGACTCAACACTGGACAAACTGTACGCTCAACATATTGAGCTGGTATCCAGGCATTGGTCAGGAAAGCACCACGCCGTTGTAAAAGGCATTAATTTGATTACGCTTTTATGGACGGACGGTGATCGTATCATCCCCTGTGATTATAGGATTTATAATAAAGAACAGGATGGTAAAACTAAAAATGATCACTTCTCCGATATGCTTTTAAAAGCTAAAAATCAAGGATTTGAGCCATCATACGTTTTATTTGACAGTTGGTATTCCGGTCTTGAGAATCTCAAAGTGATTCGAAAATATGGATGGTATTGGCTGACCCGGCTCAAATCCAACCGCCTGGTGAATCCTGACGGTAAAACCAATGTGCCTGTTTCATCTGTACACGCCACTGAAACAGGAAAAGTGGTTCACCTTAAAGGGTTCGGTTTTATTAAGCTTTTTGGGATTACAGGCAAAGATGGAACAATTGAATACTGGGCAACAAACCATCTTGATATGGATGATCTTAAGCGACTTCAACTGTCTGAATTTTCATGGAAAATCGAAGAGTATCATCGTAACCTTAAACAGTTCTGTGGAGTGGAACGCTCTCATGTAAGAGCTGCCAAAGCTCAAAGAAATCATATCGGACTTGCAATAAGGACATTCTTGCGTTTTTCGGTCTTCAGTTTCAAGACAGGCCTCAGCTGTTTTGAACTCAAATACAGAATTATCAGGGATGCTGTCAGGAAATATATGGAGCACCCAGCTTGGACTTTTGAGGCAACTGCGTAA